The following proteins are encoded in a genomic region of Triticum dicoccoides isolate Atlit2015 ecotype Zavitan chromosome 1B, WEW_v2.0, whole genome shotgun sequence:
- the LOC119302070 gene encoding uncharacterized protein LOC119302070, with the protein MPSTPSMTPDPLNNASNSYYMLLRVLFFRLVLGLQVESSLSMEIIAFWLWLQQGNGQVGYLEHIYSLGDNHFRAIASSAKRFLEVLHFAFDGSEARSIPRSDFQNQAIEGISLYLNTICYEALEDLRERIEMKFVRNQMRYLRQEAYGQSRTDRVPAASSMTDLYQEAYGESSHEQIPNISMTDLYQEVYGESSHEQIPNRSKHLLTKIKALYANNPKHHGEGTSSRNIHVQTSQLRHGECSSSSNIHAQTSHMLRHDYQSTSHLAALLDKLSLRENHNDAITQQLSDIPIPPDERTLFVTFSNGYPLTKDELHEFFMRHYGDIEEISVEEPIESRPPLYAHVTFYSQMTLFRVLDGNRRVKFMTRGKHLWARQYVPKKKKPDV; encoded by the exons ATGCCTTCCACACCTTCCATGACACCAGATCCACTGAATAATGCTTCAAATTCTTACTATATGCTACTTCGAGTGTTGTTCTTTCGTTTGGTCCTCGGTCTTCAAGTTGAGTCTTCCCTTTCCATGGAGATAATTGCCTTTTGGTTGTGGCTCCAACAAGGGAATGGCCAAGTTGGTTACCTTGAGCACATATACTCTCTTGGTGACAATCATTTTCGCGCAATTGCTTCTTCCGCAAAACGTTTTCTGGAAGTTCTCCATTTTGCGTTCGATGGTTCAGAGGCTAGATCTATACCAAGAAGTGACTTTCAGAATCAAGCTATTGAAGGAATTTCTCTCTACCTCAATACTATCTGTTATGAGGCCTTAGAAGATCTTCGAGAAAGGATAGAGATGAAATTTGTCCGTAATCAGATGAGATACCTGCGCCAAGAAGCCTATGGACAGTCCAGGACAGATCGGGTTCCTGCTGCAAGCTCG ATGACAGATCTATACCAAGAGGCCTATGGAGAATCATCGCATGAACAGATTCCTAATATCTCA ATGACAGATCTATACCAAGAGGTCTATGGAGAATCATCGCATGAACAGATTCCTAATAGATCG AAACACCTTCTTACCAAGATCAAGGCTTTGTATGCTAACAATCCGAAGCATCATGGAGAAGGCACAAGTTCTAGAAATATCCATGTTCAAACAAGTCAATTGCGTCATGGAGAATGCTCAAGTTCAAGTAACATCCATGCTCAAACAAGTCATATGCTCCGCCATGACTATCAGTCCACCTCCCATTTGGCAGCATTGCTGGATAAGTTGAGCTTAAGAGAGAACCATAATGATGCA ATCACGCAACAACTATCTGATATTCCAATTCCACCTGATGAGAGAACTTTGTTCGTGACATTTTCTAATGGCTACCCACTGACCAAAGATGAACTACATGAATTTTTTATGAG GCACTATGGAGATATTGAAGAAATAAGTGTAGAGGAGCCAATCGAAAGTAGGCCACCACTTTACGCACACGTTACATTTTACTCGCAGATGACACTATTCCGTGTTCTTGATGGGAACAGGAGAGTCAAGTTCATGACCAGGGGAAAACATCTATGGGCTCGACAGTATGTGCCAAAGAAGAAGAAACCTGATGTCTGA